A stretch of the uncultured Cohaesibacter sp. genome encodes the following:
- a CDS encoding ABC transporter ATP-binding protein, which yields MKAIDVRNLVKRFGDKTVVNNVSLTVEKGEISGFLGPNGSGKTTTIRVMCGLLTPDSGEGTVLGFDLHDDQLKIKRQVGYMTQKFSFYTDLTIEENLYFVARLYGLSPARDHVRDTLENLGLTSRKHQLAGLLSGGWKQRLALAACIMHKPKLLLLDEPTAGVDPKARREFWDEIHALAADGMTVMVSTHYMDEAERCHRINYIAYGSLLTSGTVQEVVAQAGLHTFILSGKNALMAAKSLQQIDGVDQVAPFGNSLHVVGKDKAKLEQIVRQTASQFDIQAAAGETTLEDVFIQYMSQSTDNMGPAPSAMTPAGEPS from the coding sequence ATGAAAGCCATCGATGTCCGCAATCTCGTCAAGCGTTTTGGCGATAAGACCGTGGTCAACAATGTTTCGCTAACGGTCGAGAAGGGAGAAATTTCCGGCTTTCTCGGACCCAATGGCTCAGGCAAAACGACCACCATCCGCGTGATGTGCGGCCTGCTCACCCCCGACTCGGGCGAAGGCACGGTGCTTGGCTTTGACTTGCACGACGATCAGCTGAAAATCAAACGGCAGGTCGGCTATATGACGCAGAAATTCTCCTTCTATACCGATCTGACAATCGAGGAAAATCTCTATTTTGTGGCACGGCTCTATGGCCTCAGTCCGGCCCGCGATCATGTGCGCGACACATTGGAAAATCTCGGCCTCACCTCGCGCAAGCATCAATTGGCGGGTCTGTTGTCGGGCGGCTGGAAGCAGCGCCTCGCGCTCGCCGCCTGCATCATGCACAAGCCAAAGCTCCTGCTGCTGGACGAACCCACAGCAGGTGTCGACCCAAAGGCCCGGCGGGAATTCTGGGATGAAATCCACGCCCTTGCCGCCGATGGCATGACGGTGATGGTCTCCACCCACTATATGGACGAGGCCGAACGCTGCCACCGGATCAATTACATCGCCTATGGTTCCCTGCTCACCTCCGGCACCGTACAAGAAGTCGTGGCCCAAGCAGGTCTGCACACCTTCATCCTGTCGGGCAAGAATGCCCTGATGGCCGCCAAGTCCCTGCAACAGATAGACGGTGTCGATCAGGTTGCCCCCTTTGGCAATTCGCTTCATGTGGTCGGCAAGGACAAAGCCAAGCTCGAACAGATCGTCCGTCAAACCGCCAGCCAGTTTGATATTCAGGCAGCAGCCGGAGAGACGACGCTGGAAGATGTCTTCATCCAGTATATGAGCCAGTCAACCGACAATATGGGCCCCGCCCCTTCGGCCATGACACCAGCCGGAGAGCCGTCATGA
- a CDS encoding sensor domain-containing diguanylate cyclase has translation MNESFYKDILDSLHDGIYFVNRRREVLYWNKAAEDLSGYTAEEMLGKRCADNTLNHVDENGRNLCRSGCPLAGCMRDGQSRDVNVFLHHKDGHRVPVNIRSLPMRDEDGKIVGSVEIFSDRSHTMAISSEVEALRQATVTDALTGIGNRRQADISLNSFGNAWRQNKVPFGVLYIDIDDFKSVNDRWGHDVGDRVIKAVASTLMATLRPTDVACRWGGDEFVIFLPHTTDEGMAAVGQRLLHLLRESWIDLNGETVSFTASVGGAITRIGDRASDVMARADAQLYLSKKSGRNCFYCEEKLSEAS, from the coding sequence ATGAATGAGTCATTTTACAAGGACATCTTGGATTCACTCCATGACGGTATCTATTTCGTCAATCGTCGCCGTGAGGTCCTCTACTGGAACAAGGCGGCTGAGGATCTGAGTGGATATACAGCTGAGGAAATGCTTGGCAAGCGTTGTGCAGACAACACGCTAAATCATGTCGATGAGAATGGTCGCAATCTGTGTCGCAGCGGTTGCCCTCTTGCCGGCTGCATGCGCGATGGGCAATCCCGTGACGTCAATGTCTTCTTGCATCACAAGGATGGGCATCGGGTGCCAGTGAATATCCGGTCCCTGCCTATGCGGGACGAGGATGGAAAGATTGTCGGTTCTGTCGAGATCTTTTCAGACCGCAGTCACACGATGGCGATTAGTTCGGAGGTCGAGGCCCTGAGGCAGGCGACCGTGACCGACGCTTTGACCGGCATTGGCAACCGCAGGCAAGCAGACATATCTCTGAACAGTTTTGGCAATGCCTGGCGGCAGAACAAAGTACCGTTCGGCGTGCTGTATATTGATATCGACGATTTCAAGTCGGTCAATGATCGGTGGGGCCACGATGTGGGAGACCGGGTGATCAAGGCCGTTGCCAGCACCCTGATGGCTACCCTTCGGCCCACCGATGTTGCCTGTCGCTGGGGAGGCGATGAATTTGTCATCTTCCTGCCCCATACCACTGATGAGGGGATGGCGGCTGTGGGGCAGCGCTTGCTTCACTTGCTGCGTGAATCCTGGATCGATTTGAATGGTGAGACTGTGTCTTTCACCGCGTCTGTGGGCGGTGCCATTACGCGGATAGGGGATCGGGCCTCTGATGTGATGGCGCGTGCGGATGCCCAACTCTATTTGAGCAAGAAATCAGGCCGCAATTGCTTCTATTGTGAAGAAAAACTCAGCGAGGCGTCC
- a CDS encoding ABC transporter permease: MNQYLSFSRLYALLAKEVTQMMRDRITFAMMIGIPLIQLALFGFAINTDPKQLPAALVTTSQDQFTRAMVSALEITDYYRFDHVVSSHLEANRLMEEGRVSFIVTIPSDFSKRVLKGDHPQILIEADATDPAASSGAVSTLTTVAKQAFQRELGNIEPQGPAIDIVVHRLYNPEGITQYNIVPGLLGVILQLIMVMMTSMALTREVERGTMENLLAMPATPFEIMLGKILPYLAVGAVQVIVVLVAAKTLFSVPFVGSLWLLLLGVFIFIFSLVLIGYAISTVAGSQMQAMQMSFFFFLPSLLLSGFMFPFKGMPGWAQVIGEIFPLTHFLRLVRGIMLKGADIHAMRAPLIALLIFTLLLAAIALLRFRKTLD; the protein is encoded by the coding sequence ATGAACCAGTATTTGTCCTTCTCGCGCCTTTATGCCCTGCTCGCCAAGGAAGTCACGCAAATGATGCGAGACCGCATCACCTTTGCGATGATGATCGGCATCCCGCTCATCCAGCTCGCCCTGTTCGGCTTTGCCATCAACACCGACCCCAAGCAATTGCCCGCAGCGCTTGTCACCACCTCGCAGGATCAGTTCACCCGCGCCATGGTCTCGGCGCTCGAAATCACCGACTATTATCGCTTCGACCATGTGGTCAGCTCGCACCTGGAAGCCAACCGCCTGATGGAAGAGGGGCGCGTTTCCTTCATTGTCACCATTCCATCCGATTTCTCCAAACGGGTACTGAAGGGCGACCACCCGCAAATCCTGATCGAGGCGGACGCCACCGACCCGGCGGCTTCCTCCGGTGCAGTCTCCACCCTGACAACGGTAGCCAAACAGGCGTTCCAGCGTGAATTGGGCAACATTGAGCCGCAAGGCCCCGCCATCGATATCGTCGTCCATCGCCTCTATAATCCCGAAGGCATTACCCAATATAACATCGTACCGGGACTGCTCGGGGTGATTCTCCAGCTGATCATGGTGATGATGACGTCGATGGCGCTGACCCGCGAAGTTGAACGCGGCACGATGGAAAATCTCCTTGCCATGCCCGCCACTCCGTTCGAAATCATGCTTGGCAAGATCCTGCCTTATCTGGCCGTCGGCGCAGTGCAGGTGATTGTCGTGCTGGTCGCCGCCAAGACCCTCTTCAGCGTTCCCTTTGTCGGCTCGCTCTGGCTGCTTTTGCTCGGCGTCTTCATTTTCATTTTTTCGCTCGTGCTGATCGGCTATGCCATCTCCACTGTCGCGGGCAGTCAGATGCAGGCCATGCAAATGAGCTTTTTCTTCTTTCTGCCATCATTGCTTTTGTCCGGCTTCATGTTCCCCTTCAAGGGCATGCCGGGATGGGCGCAGGTGATTGGCGAGATTTTCCCGTTGACCCACTTCCTGCGTCTGGTGCGTGGCATCATGCTCAAAGGGGCCGATATTCATGCCATGCGCGCACCCTTGATTGCTCTTTTGATCTTCACTCTGCTCCTTG
- a CDS encoding HlyD family efflux transporter periplasmic adaptor subunit, translating into MTFLCSIPFLSLLFNACLPPEPLATGYVEGDYVLIAPIETAQIAAIPVKRGDRVAYDQPLAILERRDAEIAVAEAEATIAQARSKLANLNRGARPEKIATLQASIAAAQFSAEEAKRDMERQQKLMEKGTVSKSRFDQAQTSYDVARAKVEELKANLAYTKLPARKDDIDAAKASVKQAQAALEKAQWRLRKRTLKASQTGIIVDIIRDLGEVAGPQAPILSLLPDNGTKLRLYLPEDALSSIKVGSQLNVECDGCRSPNTAIVNYISDGPEFTPPVIYSLENRQKLVYQIEALPAEGSSLKPGQIVSVRLTPSQAPAK; encoded by the coding sequence ATGACCTTTCTCTGCTCCATCCCCTTTCTCAGTCTGTTGTTTAACGCCTGCCTGCCTCCCGAACCTTTGGCCACCGGCTATGTCGAGGGGGACTATGTGCTGATCGCTCCCATAGAGACCGCCCAGATCGCCGCCATTCCGGTAAAGCGCGGCGACCGCGTGGCCTACGACCAGCCTTTGGCAATACTTGAACGCCGCGACGCGGAAATCGCCGTTGCGGAAGCCGAAGCCACCATCGCGCAAGCCCGCAGCAAACTGGCCAACCTGAACAGAGGCGCGCGACCGGAAAAGATCGCCACCTTGCAAGCCTCCATCGCTGCGGCCCAGTTCAGTGCCGAAGAAGCCAAGCGCGACATGGAACGCCAGCAAAAACTGATGGAAAAAGGCACCGTTTCAAAAAGCCGCTTTGATCAGGCCCAAACATCCTATGATGTCGCCAGAGCCAAGGTTGAGGAGCTGAAAGCCAATCTCGCCTATACCAAACTGCCAGCCCGCAAGGATGACATCGACGCTGCCAAAGCCAGTGTCAAACAAGCACAGGCCGCTCTGGAAAAGGCCCAATGGCGTCTGCGCAAACGCACGTTAAAAGCCAGCCAGACCGGCATCATCGTCGACATCATCCGCGATCTTGGGGAAGTTGCAGGCCCGCAGGCCCCGATCCTTTCGCTGCTGCCCGACAATGGCACCAAACTGCGCCTCTATCTGCCCGAAGACGCTCTCTCTTCCATCAAGGTTGGCAGTCAACTTAATGTCGAATGCGACGGATGCAGAAGTCCCAACACGGCCATCGTCAACTACATTTCGGACGGCCCGGAATTCACGCCGCCGGTCATCTATTCCCTTGAGAACCGCCAAAAGCTTGTCTACCAGATCGAAGCGCTCCCCGCCGAGGGGTCCAGTCTCAAACCGGGTCAAATCGTCTCCGTTCGGCTCACACCATCCCAAGCACCGGCGAAATGA
- the ung gene encoding uracil-DNA glycosylase, translating into MLERLMVTLLDELRACGDWNDALRGQHERLQSLEAWLNGEERQYQILPQRGLRLNALKQTPLEQVRVVITGQDPYPGLEGDVPHAMGLSFSVPRGVKPPRSLNNIYKELAEDCGLMPPSHGDLSGWAQQGVLMLNSCLTLRQGEPASHAKKGWEAFTAAVLDVVNAKADPVVFLAWGKHSHKLAERIDDTRHRIVRTSHPSPLGARKAGANFNAFLGSRCFSRANEILTSQGREKVDWLALS; encoded by the coding sequence ATGTTGGAGAGACTGATGGTGACTTTGCTGGATGAATTGCGCGCATGTGGGGATTGGAATGACGCTTTGCGCGGCCAGCATGAGCGCCTCCAATCCTTGGAAGCGTGGCTTAACGGCGAAGAAAGACAATATCAGATTTTGCCGCAGCGGGGACTTCGCCTCAATGCCTTGAAGCAGACGCCGCTTGAACAGGTGCGGGTGGTGATTACCGGCCAAGACCCCTATCCGGGGCTGGAAGGGGATGTTCCCCACGCCATGGGGCTGTCTTTTTCTGTGCCTCGTGGCGTCAAGCCACCACGGTCCCTCAACAATATCTATAAAGAGCTGGCAGAGGATTGTGGCTTGATGCCGCCCTCCCATGGTGATTTGAGCGGCTGGGCGCAGCAGGGGGTGTTGATGCTCAACAGTTGTCTTACCTTGCGCCAGGGAGAGCCTGCATCTCATGCCAAGAAGGGCTGGGAGGCGTTCACCGCCGCAGTGCTGGATGTAGTCAATGCAAAAGCTGATCCGGTGGTGTTTCTGGCGTGGGGCAAGCATAGTCACAAGCTGGCCGAGCGCATTGACGATACCCGTCATCGCATAGTGCGAACGTCTCATCCAAGCCCGTTGGGGGCGCGCAAGGCAGGGGCCAATTTCAATGCCTTTCTGGGTTCTCGCTGCTTCTCCCGTGCCAATGAAATTTTAACCTCCCAAGGACGTGAAAAGGTCGACTGGCTTGCTTTGTCTTGA
- a CDS encoding CerR family C-terminal domain-containing protein yields MAQERSINTRQALIRAAFRLFGEKGFAATSTREIAAAADTNVASIPYHFGSKAGLKMACADIIIDHMTALRQTQSQQDLPDLVQSAETTFEAMFLRQAYTLLSLKEAEPMIRFLFREAHERSDVFDHIYQNLFRPLFEFLLGHWVEAIGAEPHVAELEETRITLFSIISQIAYFRIAQPIVARHMKWQGYSREETLAILSVLQINIRALIAAHRNAS; encoded by the coding sequence ATGGCACAGGAACGATCCATCAATACCAGACAGGCCCTCATCAGGGCGGCCTTCCGGCTGTTTGGCGAAAAGGGCTTCGCGGCGACCTCAACTCGCGAAATCGCCGCCGCTGCGGATACCAATGTCGCCTCGATCCCTTATCATTTTGGCAGCAAGGCGGGCCTGAAAATGGCCTGCGCCGACATCATCATCGACCATATGACCGCCCTTCGGCAGACCCAGAGCCAACAAGATCTGCCCGATCTTGTCCAATCGGCAGAGACCACTTTCGAAGCAATGTTTCTCAGGCAGGCATACACTCTGCTCAGTCTGAAAGAGGCTGAACCGATGATCCGGTTTCTCTTCCGCGAAGCCCATGAGAGAAGCGACGTTTTCGATCATATCTACCAAAATCTGTTCCGCCCCCTGTTCGAATTTCTGCTGGGCCACTGGGTCGAAGCCATTGGTGCCGAGCCGCATGTCGCCGAACTGGAAGAGACCCGCATCACCCTCTTCTCGATCATTTCGCAAATTGCCTATTTCCGCATCGCTCAGCCAATCGTCGCCCGCCACATGAAGTGGCAGGGCTATAGCCGCGAGGAAACCCTTGCGATCTTGTCTGTTTTGCAAATCAACATTCGTGCCCTCATCGCCGCGCACAGGAACGCATCATGA